A single region of the Raphanus sativus cultivar WK10039 chromosome 1, ASM80110v3, whole genome shotgun sequence genome encodes:
- the LOC108856306 gene encoding tubby-like F-box protein 1 produces the protein MGRVRVSVDRGDVDVVHMAGGDKAEEDGDKSRDQPGPREFSNQCLIKRNKRTSTFYLYLTLTPSFTDKGKFLLAARRFRTGAYTEYIISLDFSLVDGEVSSGGKALYFSLTSLLIYVCACVFIL, from the exons ATGGGGAGGGTACGTGTATCCGTGGATAGAGGCGATGTCGACGTCGTACACATGGCTGGAGGAGATAAGGCTGAAGAGGATGGTGACAAGTCTCGTGACCAG CCAGGACCACGGGAGTTTTCAAATCAGTGCCTGATAAAGAGAAACAAGAGGACATCAACCTTCTACTTGTATCTCACCCTCACTCCAT CATTCACTGATAAGGGGAAGTTTCTTCTGGCGGCAAGAAGGTTCAGGACCGGAGCTTACACTGAGTACATTATATCACTTGACTTTTCACTAGTGGATGGGGAAGTTTCTTCTGGCGGCAAAGCTCTCTACTTTTCACTCACATCCCTACTAATCTATGTGTGTGCGTGTGTGTTTATTCTCTAA
- the LOC108809349 gene encoding phospholipase A1-Igamma3, chloroplastic, whose product MAAPSSLIALKNPIFLTSSPHNIFNTKPKTLILPTHMKTCSIVYSSSCTRINSSSTQHKQPLVLDNKQEEEEEEEELEEVSLGSIWREVQGCNNWDGLLDPMNNHLRREIIRYGEFAQACYDSFDFDPHSKYCGSCKYHPSDFFSNLDLNLHKGYTITRYLYATSNINLPNFFQRSKLSSIWSQHANWMGYIAVATDEEEVARLGRRDIVIAWRGTVTYLEWIYDLKDILCSANFGDDPSIKIELGFHDLYTKKEDSCKFSSFSAREQVLSEVKRLAEYYGQAGHEISITVTGHSLGAALALVSAYDIAELNLNHIPENNSKVPVSVFSFSGPRVGNLRFKERCEELGVKVLRVINVHDKVPSVPGIFANEKFQFQKYIEEATSFPWSYAHVGTELALDHKKSPFLKQTKDLGCAHNLEALLHLVDGYHGEGEEKKFCLVTKRDIALVNKSCDFLKSDYHVPPCWRQDENKGMVKTGDGRWVLPDRPRLEPHRPEDITHHLQQVLGKINDGQPKPTTLT is encoded by the coding sequence ATGGCTGCTCCATCATCACTAATAGCTCTCAAGAACCCAATATTCCTCACTTCTTCTCCTCACAATATCTTCAATACCAAACCAAAAACCTTAATCTTGCCAACCCATATGAAGACTTGTTCCATCGTTTACTCATCTTCTTGCACAAGAATTAACTCTTCATCAACTCAACATAAGCAACCCCTTGTTTTAGACaacaaacaagaagaagaagaagaagaagaagaactcgAAGAAGTGAGTCTTGGATCAATTTGGAGAGAAGTACAAGGTTGTAATAACTGGGATGGACTACTAGATCCAATGAACAACCATCTTCGAAGAGAGATCATACGTTACGGCGAGTTTGCTCAAGCTTGCTACGACTCATTCGACTTTGATCCTCACTCTAAATACTGCGGCTCTTGCAAATACCATCCTTCAGATTTCTTCTCAAACCTTGACCTAAATCTACACAAGGGCTACACCATAACGCGTTACCTCTACGCAACTTCCAACATCAACCTCCCAAACTTCTTCCAAAGATCAAAACTCAGCTCTATTTGGAGCCAACATGCAAACTGGATGGGTTACATTGCTGTAGCTACCGACGAAGAAGAGGTGGCTAGGCTCGGGAGACGTGACATAGTCATCGCTTGGAGGGGCACGGTCACTTATCTCGAATGGATCTATGACTTGAAAGACATTCTTTGTTCAGCTAACTTCGGTGACGACCCTTCAATCAAGATTGAATTAGGGTTTCATGACTTGTACACCAAGAAAGAAgactcttgcaaattctcttcCTTTTCAGCACGAGAACAGGTTTTGTCCGAAGTCAAACGTCTTGCTGAGTACTATGGTCAAGCAGGTCATGAGATAAGCATCACGGTGACAGGTCACAGCCTCGGTGCAGCTCTTGCTTTGGTCAGTGCTTATGACATCGCGGAGCTTAACTTGAATCACATACCGGAGAACAACTCTAAAGTCCCAGTTAGTGTGTTCTCCTTCTCAGGACCTCGTGTAGGTAACTTGAGGTTCAAGGAAAGATGCGAAGAGCTAGGTGTCAAGGTTTTGAGAGTGATAAACGTGCATGACAAGGTACCTTCAGTTCCAGGGATATTCGCAAATGAGAAGTTTCAGTTTCAGAAATATATCGAGGAGGCGACATCATTCCCATGGAGCTACGCACACGTTGGGACAGAGCTTGCCTTGGACCACAAGAAAAGCCCGTTTCTGAAACAAACTAAGGATTTGGGCTGTGCACATAACCTAGAAGCTTTACTTCATTTGGTGGATGGATAtcatggagaaggagaagagaagaagttttGTTTGGTGACGAAGAGGGACATAGCTTTAGTGAACAAGAGTTGTGATTTTCTGAAAAGTGACTATCACGTGCCGCCTTGTTGGAGACAAGACGAGAACAAAGGGATGGTTAAGACCGGAGATGGACGGTGGGTTTTGCCTGACCGACCACGTCTCGAGCCTCATCGACCGGAAGATATCACACATCATCTTCAACAAGTTCTTGGGAAAATCAACGACGGGCAGCCTAAACCCACCACGCTGACTTAG
- the LOC108809359 gene encoding protein TRAUCO, whose amino-acid sequence MDPPHSNPTLEDEEKEEPQASISLPDDSIATPVPSELNDSSPQHDPSPTIEEPNKTDSEKPDPDQPGSDLKIESDSDAPNASSSDNNPKSLKSESLPVVQNDAVLEEVENDTVMEEEDEAEEDEPPIKKQKQLDSLTVKNESEEPTPIVTATTTTTTKKSKSKKKNNNVWVTKSTRKGKKKSKANTNNNNNNTPSSAAVDDKVLITPVPRFPDKGDDTPDSIIRLSKVYKAEKVEVSEDRLTAGSSKGYRMVRATRGVVEGAWYFEVKVVSLGETGHTRLGWSTEKGDLQAPVGYDGNSFGFRDVDGCKVHKAVRGEYAEEGYKEGDVIGFYINLPDGESFAPKPPRYVWYKGQRYVCAPDTKEEPPKVVPGSEISFFKNGVCQGVAFKDLFGGRYYPAASMYTLPDQPNCVVKFNFGPDFEFYPEDFGGRATPRPMLEVPYHGFNGKPENDGSDDMKS is encoded by the exons ATGGATCCTCCTCACTCAAATCCCACtctcgaagacgaagaaaaagaagaaccACAAGCTTCAATCTCTCTTCCCGACGACTCTATCGCAACCCCTGTCCCCTCTGAACTCAACGATTCTTCACCACAACACGATCCCTCCCCTACAATCgaagaaccaaacaaaaccGATTCGGAGAAACCGGATCCCGATCAACCCGGATCCGACTTAAAAATCGAATCCGACTCAGACGCTCCAAACGCCTCCTCCTCCGACAACAACCCTAAATCCCTCAAATCAGAATCCCTACCCGTCGTCCAAAACGACGCCGTATTAGAAGAGGTCGAAAACGACACCGtaatggaagaagaagacgaagccGAAGAAGACGAGCCACCAATCAAGAAACAGAAACAGCTCGATTCCCTCACCGTGAAGAACGAGTCGGAGGAGCCGACTCCGATCGTAACcgccacaacaacaacaacgaccaAAAAATCgaaatcgaagaagaagaacaacaacgTGTGGGTGACGAAGAGCACACggaaagggaagaagaagagcaaagccaacaccaacaacaacaacaacaacacgcCGAGCTCAGCAGCCGTGGACGACAAGGTCCTCATCACTCCAGTTCCCAGGTTCCCCGACAAGGGAGACGACACGCCCGACTCAATCATCCGCCTCTCGAAAGTCTACAAGGCTGAGAAAGTTGAAGTAAGCGAGGACAGGCTCACGGCGGGGAGTAGCAAAGGTTATAGGATGGTGAGAGCTACGAGAGGTGTTGTGGAAGGAGCTTGGTACTTTGAGGTTAAAGTTGTGAGCTTGGGGGAGACGGGGCACACGAGGCTTGGTTGGTCGACTGAGAAAGGGGATTTACAGGCTCCGGTTGGGTATGATGGGaatagttttgggtttagggatgtTGATGGGTGTAAGGTGCATAAGGCTGTGAGAGGGGAGTATGCTGAGGAAGGGTATAAGGAAGGTGATGTTATTGGGTTTTATATTAACTTGCCTGATGGGGAAAGTTTTGCTCCTAAGCCGCCTCGTTATGTGTGGTATAAAGGGCAGAGATATGTGTGTGCGCCTGATACTAAAGAGGAGCCTCCTAAAGTCGTACCAG GTAGTGAAATATCGTTCTTCAAAAATGGTGTATGTCAGGGAGTTGCTTTCAAAGATCTTTTTGGCGGTCGTTACTACCCTGCTGCTTCCATGTACACTCTCCCTGACCAGCCAAACTGTGTTGTCAAGTTCAATTTTGGCCCTGATTTCGAGTTTTACCCTGAGGATTTTGGTGGGCGTGCAACCCCGAGGCCCATGTTGGAGGTTCCGTATCATGGATTCAATGGTAAACCTGAAAATGATGGTTCTGATGATATGAAGAGTTAG
- the LOC108853913 gene encoding ABC transporter G family member 13 isoform X2 — translation MARFLSMARREGSTLVLLNSQAYVTQEDVLLGTLTVRESIAYSAHLRLPSKLSRKEISDIVEATITDMGLQECSDRTIGNWHMRGISGGEKKRLSIAIEVLTKPRLLFLDEPTSGLDSASAFFVVQILRSIASNGKTVISSIHQPSGEVFALFDDLLLLSGGETVYFGEAKFATKFFGEAGFPCPSRRNPSDHFLRCVNSDFDGITATLVESRRIHDSSFSLYQETTNTLDPLDNMPTAEIRTTLVRKFKCSEYALASRARIQEITSIKGLVTERNNGSQTSWWKQLRVLTQRSFINMSRDLGYYWMRIGVYILLSICVGSVFFNVGRNHKNVMNTAACGGFMAGFMTIMSIGGFQSFIEEMKVFSRERLNGHYGVAVYNVSNFLSSLPFIILMCLGTTSITNYMVKFQPSASHFFYSCLDLISAIATVESCMMMIASMVPNFLMGVIVGAGYIGVMILSAGFFRLFPALPMVFWRYPVSYLNYGAWALQGAFKNEMIGIEYDSPLPLVPKMKGELILETVLGINPAQSKWLDLGVVMMILVAYRLLFFAILKFREKVFPLIHMLYTKRTLSHIQKRPSFRRMSPFPSKRHNVHHALSSQEGLNSPLH, via the exons ATGGCAAGGTTCTTGTCAATGGCAAGAAGAGAAGGCTCGACTTTGGTACTTCT aaACTCTCAGGCCTACGTGACACAAGAAGATGTGTTGCTAGGAACTTTGACAGTGAGAGAATCCATAGCTTACTCAGCTCATCTCAGGCTCCCATCAAAGCTAAGTAGAAAAGAGATCAGTGACATCGTGGAAGCTACAATCACTGACATGGGTCTACAAGAATGTTCAGACAGGACTATAGGAAACTGGCATATGCGTGGAATAAGCGGAGGAGAGAAGAAACGGCTCAGTATTGCAATTGAGGTCTTAACCAAACCGAGACTCCTCTTCCTAGACGAGCCCACAAGTGGTTTGGACAGTGCCTCGGCTTTCTTCGTGGTTCAGATCCTCAGAAGCATCGCTAGCAATGGCAAAACCGTGATTTCTTCTATTCATCAGCCGAGTGGTGAGGTCTTTGCACTCTTTGATGACTTGCTACTTCTCTCCGGAGGAGAAACTGTTTACTTCGGAGAAGCAAAGTTTGCAACAAAG TTCTTTGGTGAAGCTGGCTTTCCTTGTCCTAGCAGACGGAACCCATCTGACCATTTCCTTCGCTGTGTAAATTCAGACTTCGATGGTATCACAGCAACTTTGGTTGAATCTAGGAGAATCCAC gattcttctttctctctttaccAAGAAACAACAAACACGTTAGACCCCTTGGATAACATGCCAACAGCAGAAATTAGGACAACCCTTGTAAGAAAATTCAAGTGTTCAGAATACGCACTAGCTTCACGAGCAAGAATTCAAGAAATAACGTCAATC AAGGGACTTGTCACTGAAAGGAACAATGGGAGTCAAACAAGCTGGTGGAAACAGCTAAGAGTGCTTACTCAACGATCTTTCATTAACATGAGTAGAGACTTAGGCTACTACTGGATGCGGATTGGTGTCTACATACTGTTATCCATCTGCGTCGGTTCTGTCTTCTTCAACGTAGGTAGAAACCACAAAAATGTGATGAATACTGCAGCTTGTGGAGGATTCATGGCAGGTTTCATGACGATTATGTCAATAGGAGGTTTCCAATCTTTCATCGAAGAGATGAAG GTGTTTTCTCGGGAAAGGCTCAATGGACACTATGGAGTTGCAGTATACAATGTGTCTAACTTCCTCTCCTCGTTGCCTTTCATAATCCTCATGTGCCTTGGAACAACCTCAATCACCAACTACATGGTGAAGTTCCAACCCTCAGCTTCTCACTTTTTCTATAGCTGTCTCGACCTCATCAGTGCCATTGCAACCGTGGAGAGTTGTATGATGATGATAGCTTCAATGGTTCCTAACTTCTTGATGGGAGTCATTGTAGGAGCTGGCTACATT GGAGTTATGATATTGAGTGCTGGATTTTTCAGACTGTTCCCTGCATTGCCTATGGTGTTCTGGAGATACCCAGTGTCTTACCTAAACTATGGTGCATGGGCACTACAG GGAGCATTCAAAAATGAGATGATAGGAATCGAGTATGATTCTCCGTTACCTTTGGTACCAAAGATGAAAGGAGAGCTCATTCTTGAAACAGTTCTTGGGATAAATCCAGCACAGTCAAAGTGGTTGGATCTAGGTGTTGTGATGATGATTCTCGTTGCGTATAGGCTTCTCTTCTTCGCCATCCTCAAGTTTCGAGAAAAGGTTTTCCCGTTGATTCACATGTTATACACAAAGAGAACTCTCAGCCATATCCAGAAGAGGCCTTCTTTCAGGAGAATGTCACCTTTCCCTTCCAAGAGACACAATGTTCACCATGCACTCTCTTCTCAAGAAGGTCTTAACTCTCCACTGCATTAG
- the LOC108853913 gene encoding ABC transporter G family member 13 isoform X1, with the protein MATTPEEVEHGGDKAAMFLTWEDLTVVIPNFGQGPTKRLLNGVNGSGEPNRILAIMGPSGSGKSTLLDALAGRLAGNVVMNGKVLVNGKKRRLDFGTSAYVTQEDVLLGTLTVRESIAYSAHLRLPSKLSRKEISDIVEATITDMGLQECSDRTIGNWHMRGISGGEKKRLSIAIEVLTKPRLLFLDEPTSGLDSASAFFVVQILRSIASNGKTVISSIHQPSGEVFALFDDLLLLSGGETVYFGEAKFATKFFGEAGFPCPSRRNPSDHFLRCVNSDFDGITATLVESRRIHDSSFSLYQETTNTLDPLDNMPTAEIRTTLVRKFKCSEYALASRARIQEITSIKGLVTERNNGSQTSWWKQLRVLTQRSFINMSRDLGYYWMRIGVYILLSICVGSVFFNVGRNHKNVMNTAACGGFMAGFMTIMSIGGFQSFIEEMKVFSRERLNGHYGVAVYNVSNFLSSLPFIILMCLGTTSITNYMVKFQPSASHFFYSCLDLISAIATVESCMMMIASMVPNFLMGVIVGAGYIGVMILSAGFFRLFPALPMVFWRYPVSYLNYGAWALQGAFKNEMIGIEYDSPLPLVPKMKGELILETVLGINPAQSKWLDLGVVMMILVAYRLLFFAILKFREKVFPLIHMLYTKRTLSHIQKRPSFRRMSPFPSKRHNVHHALSSQEGLNSPLH; encoded by the exons ATGGCTACTACTCCTGAGGAGGTGGAGCACGGTGGTGATAAGGCGGCGATGTTCCTGACGTGGGAGGATCTTACGGTGGTGATTCCAAACTTCGGGCAAGGACCGACGAAGAGATTATTGAATGGAGTGAATGGTAGTGGTGAGCCAAATAGGATCTTAGCCATCATGGGTCCTTCTGGTTCTGGCAAATCTACACTTCTTGATGCTTTAGCAG GAAGATTAGCAGGGAATGTAGTGATGAATGGCAAGGTTCTTGTCAATGGCAAGAAGAGAAGGCTCGACTTTGGTACTTCT GCCTACGTGACACAAGAAGATGTGTTGCTAGGAACTTTGACAGTGAGAGAATCCATAGCTTACTCAGCTCATCTCAGGCTCCCATCAAAGCTAAGTAGAAAAGAGATCAGTGACATCGTGGAAGCTACAATCACTGACATGGGTCTACAAGAATGTTCAGACAGGACTATAGGAAACTGGCATATGCGTGGAATAAGCGGAGGAGAGAAGAAACGGCTCAGTATTGCAATTGAGGTCTTAACCAAACCGAGACTCCTCTTCCTAGACGAGCCCACAAGTGGTTTGGACAGTGCCTCGGCTTTCTTCGTGGTTCAGATCCTCAGAAGCATCGCTAGCAATGGCAAAACCGTGATTTCTTCTATTCATCAGCCGAGTGGTGAGGTCTTTGCACTCTTTGATGACTTGCTACTTCTCTCCGGAGGAGAAACTGTTTACTTCGGAGAAGCAAAGTTTGCAACAAAG TTCTTTGGTGAAGCTGGCTTTCCTTGTCCTAGCAGACGGAACCCATCTGACCATTTCCTTCGCTGTGTAAATTCAGACTTCGATGGTATCACAGCAACTTTGGTTGAATCTAGGAGAATCCAC gattcttctttctctctttaccAAGAAACAACAAACACGTTAGACCCCTTGGATAACATGCCAACAGCAGAAATTAGGACAACCCTTGTAAGAAAATTCAAGTGTTCAGAATACGCACTAGCTTCACGAGCAAGAATTCAAGAAATAACGTCAATC AAGGGACTTGTCACTGAAAGGAACAATGGGAGTCAAACAAGCTGGTGGAAACAGCTAAGAGTGCTTACTCAACGATCTTTCATTAACATGAGTAGAGACTTAGGCTACTACTGGATGCGGATTGGTGTCTACATACTGTTATCCATCTGCGTCGGTTCTGTCTTCTTCAACGTAGGTAGAAACCACAAAAATGTGATGAATACTGCAGCTTGTGGAGGATTCATGGCAGGTTTCATGACGATTATGTCAATAGGAGGTTTCCAATCTTTCATCGAAGAGATGAAG GTGTTTTCTCGGGAAAGGCTCAATGGACACTATGGAGTTGCAGTATACAATGTGTCTAACTTCCTCTCCTCGTTGCCTTTCATAATCCTCATGTGCCTTGGAACAACCTCAATCACCAACTACATGGTGAAGTTCCAACCCTCAGCTTCTCACTTTTTCTATAGCTGTCTCGACCTCATCAGTGCCATTGCAACCGTGGAGAGTTGTATGATGATGATAGCTTCAATGGTTCCTAACTTCTTGATGGGAGTCATTGTAGGAGCTGGCTACATT GGAGTTATGATATTGAGTGCTGGATTTTTCAGACTGTTCCCTGCATTGCCTATGGTGTTCTGGAGATACCCAGTGTCTTACCTAAACTATGGTGCATGGGCACTACAG GGAGCATTCAAAAATGAGATGATAGGAATCGAGTATGATTCTCCGTTACCTTTGGTACCAAAGATGAAAGGAGAGCTCATTCTTGAAACAGTTCTTGGGATAAATCCAGCACAGTCAAAGTGGTTGGATCTAGGTGTTGTGATGATGATTCTCGTTGCGTATAGGCTTCTCTTCTTCGCCATCCTCAAGTTTCGAGAAAAGGTTTTCCCGTTGATTCACATGTTATACACAAAGAGAACTCTCAGCCATATCCAGAAGAGGCCTTCTTTCAGGAGAATGTCACCTTTCCCTTCCAAGAGACACAATGTTCACCATGCACTCTCTTCTCAAGAAGGTCTTAACTCTCCACTGCATTAG